The following coding sequences are from one Chloracidobacterium sp. window:
- a CDS encoding type II toxin-antitoxin system MqsA family antitoxin: MKCMYCKGNLERGTAPFHVDRKGYHLVLDKVPALVCQQCGEVYFGEAEVDSIQAATLAIDAQVDKIAVPA; encoded by the coding sequence ATGAAATGTATGTACTGCAAAGGGAATCTGGAACGCGGCACCGCTCCGTTCCACGTTGACCGCAAAGGTTATCACTTAGTTTTGGACAAAGTCCCGGCCTTAGTCTGCCAACAATGCGGCGAAGTGTATTTTGGCGAAGCAGAAGTCGATTCGATCCAGGCCGCGACCCTCGCGATTGACGCTCAGGTCGATAAGATAGCGGTTCCGGCTTAA
- a CDS encoding addiction module protein, producing MTTATMDIMERVESLPIDMKIELVDKILESLTPNQKEIDELWKIEVERRIDDLESGKAKTIPGEQVFANIRERYGK from the coding sequence ATGACTACAGCAACAATGGACATAATGGAAAGGGTTGAATCGCTCCCTATCGATATGAAGATAGAATTGGTCGATAAGATTCTCGAAAGCTTGACGCCGAACCAGAAAGAGATCGATGAACTCTGGAAGATCGAAGTCGAACGACGTATCGATGATCTGGAAAGCGGCAAAGCTAAGACAATTCCCGGCGAGCAGGTCTTTGCAAACATTCGCGAGAGATACGGAAAGTGA
- a CDS encoding type II toxin-antitoxin system RelE/ParE family toxin, protein MNYRFLDEAEAEFYDAVAYYEDCEGGLGIELSREVFKAIDRIIALPAAWSPYSNRTRRCLLNRFPYGIIYRHLEDTITIFAVMQLNREPGYWKDRLK, encoded by the coding sequence GTGAATTATCGCTTTCTAGATGAGGCCGAAGCTGAGTTTTACGACGCCGTTGCGTATTATGAAGATTGCGAAGGCGGTTTGGGGATTGAACTGTCTCGCGAAGTCTTTAAGGCAATAGATCGAATCATTGCGTTACCCGCAGCATGGTCGCCTTACTCAAACCGAACCCGACGATGCCTGTTGAATCGTTTCCCGTATGGAATCATTTACCGACATCTCGAAGATACGATCACAATATTTGCCGTAATGCAGCTCAATCGCGAGCCGGGATACTGGAAAGATAGATTGAAGTAG
- a CDS encoding DUF2281 domain-containing protein: MTVKEAVLEDLETLPAVKQQEVLDFVQFLKSKEVKRKPRRSLQGSLAHLNIKWTEEDMRQARNEMWRGYTKDTEDEK, translated from the coding sequence ATGACCGTAAAAGAAGCAGTACTAGAAGACCTTGAAACCTTGCCCGCAGTAAAACAGCAGGAAGTTCTCGATTTTGTTCAATTTCTCAAATCAAAAGAAGTGAAGCGTAAACCACGCCGGTCATTGCAGGGCAGTCTGGCACATTTGAATATAAAATGGACCGAGGAAGATATGCGCCAAGCTCGAAATGAGATGTGGCGTGGCTACACGAAGGATACCGAAGACGAGAAATAG
- a CDS encoding PIN domain-containing protein yields the protein MDHIVVDTNVVIWYFTGPKLSSASGQAAIVAAQQSGGSIYVSSITIVELIYLIEKKRVAPDVLNKLREALYDDSTAFELVELTQKLADEVQNIDRSTVADMPDRIIAATALHLNLPLVTSDGNIRKLKNVETLW from the coding sequence ATGGATCATATCGTTGTCGACACAAACGTTGTTATCTGGTACTTCACTGGCCCTAAGCTGTCATCCGCTTCGGGTCAGGCCGCCATTGTAGCCGCACAGCAAAGCGGCGGTTCGATATACGTTTCGTCGATCACGATAGTAGAGTTGATCTATTTGATCGAGAAGAAACGGGTCGCCCCTGATGTCCTCAACAAGCTTCGCGAAGCCCTTTATGACGACTCGACCGCCTTCGAGCTTGTCGAACTCACGCAAAAGTTGGCTGACGAAGTTCAAAATATCGACCGCTCGACCGTCGCCGACATGCCCGACCGGATAATCGCGGCCACTGCCTTGCATCTCAACCTTCCCCTGGTAACGAGCGACGGCAATATCCGCAAGCTGAAGAATGTGGAGACGTTATGGTAA
- a CDS encoding DUF433 domain-containing protein, with translation MNDRELLNRITLNPKVMTGKPVIRGTRLTVEFILNLLAHGATTNEILAEYEGIEPEDIQACLLFAGESLSRTEFMPLVMETP, from the coding sequence ATGAACGATAGAGAACTATTAAATAGAATCACGTTAAACCCAAAAGTGATGACCGGGAAACCGGTTATTAGAGGTACGCGCTTGACCGTCGAGTTCATCCTGAACCTCTTGGCTCACGGAGCGACGACGAATGAGATTCTGGCTGAGTATGAAGGGATAGAGCCGGAAGACATACAGGCGTGTCTGCTATTTGCCGGAGAATCATTAAGCCGGACGGAATTTATGCCGCTTGTGATGGAGACTCCATAA
- a CDS encoding DUF5615 family PIN-like protein, with amino-acid sequence MRFLVDECTGPMVAEWLRAGGHEVFSVFDDARGISDRQVFARAFDEHWILITNDKDFGEMVFREQREHHGIIFLRLDDERAANKINVLRQLIANYSAKLPGHFVTVSETKVRFA; translated from the coding sequence ATGCGGTTTCTCGTTGATGAATGTACCGGCCCAATGGTTGCGGAATGGCTGCGGGCAGGCGGCCACGAGGTCTTTTCGGTTTTCGATGATGCTCGTGGAATTTCCGATCGCCAAGTTTTTGCCAGGGCATTCGACGAACATTGGATACTGATAACTAACGATAAAGACTTTGGCGAAATGGTTTTTCGTGAGCAGCGTGAACATCACGGAATCATATTTCTTCGGTTGGATGATGAGCGAGCTGCAAATAAGATCAACGTACTTAGGCAATTGATCGCGAATTACTCCGCGAAGCTGCCCGGACACTTTGTTACGGTCTCAGAAACTAAAGTGAGGTTCGCATAA
- a CDS encoding putative toxin-antitoxin system toxin component, PIN family has product MRIVVDTNVVVSGLLFGGAPLKVLRAASLGIVDLFTSNALVAEFSEVIERPHLDRKFSEANATRRRLVSDYQAIVTVVNVAPLAERVSRDFDDDEVLACALAADCEFIVTGDKDLLVLSEYRGIRILNPTDFLAEIEL; this is encoded by the coding sequence ATGCGAATTGTAGTCGATACAAATGTAGTCGTATCGGGACTGTTATTTGGCGGAGCTCCGCTCAAAGTGCTTCGAGCCGCTTCGTTGGGCATCGTGGATCTATTCACAAGTAATGCTCTCGTTGCAGAGTTTTCTGAGGTAATCGAGAGGCCGCATCTTGATCGTAAGTTTTCCGAGGCAAATGCAACGAGACGCCGATTGGTAAGCGACTATCAAGCGATCGTCACAGTAGTGAATGTCGCACCGCTAGCGGAGAGAGTTTCTCGCGATTTTGACGATGACGAAGTCCTGGCCTGTGCACTCGCTGCAGACTGCGAATTCATCGTAACCGGCGACAAAGACCTCTTGGTCCTTAGTGAATACAGAGGAATCCGTATCTTAAATCCCACTGACTTCTTAGCCGAGATCGAACTTTAA
- the tnpA gene encoding IS200/IS605 family transposase: MAQTLFQSYFHIVFSTKNRFRFIEPDIEDELYAYNGGIVRNYDGKLLSAGGDSNHGHLLVSMSKNHLVPTLIGAVKRDSSKWIKTKGGLLTKFGWQDGYSAFSVGYREIPAVEKYIANQKEHHKKQLFEDEMRGFYLRYKIDFDENYVWD; encoded by the coding sequence ATGGCTCAGACACTGTTTCAATCCTATTTTCACATCGTCTTCTCGACAAAAAATCGGTTTCGGTTCATCGAACCCGATATCGAAGATGAATTGTACGCCTACAACGGCGGTATTGTGCGAAACTACGACGGCAAGCTACTCAGTGCGGGCGGCGACTCTAATCATGGTCACTTACTTGTTTCGATGAGCAAAAATCACTTGGTTCCCACTTTAATCGGAGCCGTAAAACGAGATTCATCGAAATGGATCAAAACAAAAGGCGGTTTGCTTACGAAGTTCGGATGGCAAGACGGTTATTCGGCATTTTCAGTTGGGTACAGGGAAATACCCGCGGTAGAGAAATATATTGCAAATCAAAAGGAACATCATAAGAAGCAACTATTTGAAGACGAAATGCGAGGATTCTATCTGCGATATAAAATCGATTTCGACGAAAATTATGTTTGGGACTAA
- a CDS encoding DUF2200 family protein encodes MRTERVYALIFASVYPHYVEKASRHGRTRAELDEVIRWLTGYATASGIRRMDDMVDAMA; translated from the coding sequence ATGAGAACCGAAAGAGTATATGCACTGATCTTTGCGAGCGTCTATCCGCATTATGTGGAGAAGGCTTCGCGACACGGGCGGACCAGGGCGGAGCTTGACGAGGTTATTCGTTGGCTGACGGGTTATGCTACAGCGTCGGGGATCAGGCGTATGGATGATATGGTCGATGCAATGGCTTAA
- a CDS encoding DUF2200 domain-containing protein, which translates to MKTERVYALIFGSVYPHYLKKAETKGRTREELDEVIRWLTGYTQEGLEKVIATKVDLRDFFGNAPKLNPNAALIKGTVCGIRVEDIEDPLMQKIRWMDKLIDELAKGKTMEKILRS; encoded by the coding sequence ATGAAAACCGAAAGAGTATATGCACTGATCTTTGGGAGCGTTTATCCGCACTATTTGAAGAAGGCGGAGACGAAGGGGCGGACGCGGGAAGAGCTTGATGAGGTCATTCGTTGGCTGACGGGTTATACGCAGGAGGGGTTGGAAAAGGTGATCGCTACCAAGGTCGATCTGCGTGACTTCTTCGGCAATGCCCCGAAGTTGAACCCGAACGCCGCCCTCATCAAAGGCACCGTCTGCGGCATCCGTGTCGAGGACATCGAAGACCCGCTAATGCAAAAGATCCGCTGGATGGATAAACTCATCGACGAACTCGCCAAGGGCAAAACGATGGAAAAGATATTACGAAGTTAG
- a CDS encoding dihydrofolate reductase family protein: protein MRKLIAAMNMTVDGFCDHTVGIADDEIHEHYTELLRSADIAIYGRKTFQLMEFWPTLLANPSGNRAMDDFAVAMDDIHKIVYSRTLESTDWKTAELKREIVRDEIVELKQQAGKDILVGSPSMIIQLGNLGLVDEYQLGIHPIIVGDGLPLFKSVNDRIDIRLLKTKIFGCGVVIHYYETSKVALS, encoded by the coding sequence ATGAGAAAGCTAATTGCCGCGATGAATATGACGGTTGATGGGTTTTGCGACCATACGGTGGGGATCGCGGATGATGAGATACATGAGCATTACACCGAGCTGTTGCGGAGTGCGGACATCGCTATTTACGGGCGGAAGACGTTTCAGCTGATGGAGTTTTGGCCGACTCTGCTTGCGAACCCGTCGGGGAATCGGGCGATGGATGACTTCGCGGTGGCGATGGACGATATTCACAAGATCGTCTATTCGCGAACGCTTGAGAGCACCGATTGGAAGACCGCAGAGCTGAAACGCGAGATCGTTCGAGACGAGATCGTCGAACTCAAGCAGCAAGCAGGCAAAGACATCTTAGTCGGCAGCCCGAGTATGATCATCCAGTTAGGGAATCTCGGTCTCGTCGATGAATACCAGCTTGGGATTCACCCAATAATTGTCGGCGACGGCTTACCGCTATTTAAGAGTGTTAATGATAGAATCGACATTAGGCTGTTGAAGACAAAAATATTCGGCTGTGGGGTGGTAATACACTATTATGAAACGTCGAAAGTAGCACTTTCTTAG
- a CDS encoding addiction module protein produces MSVITEVEELALTLPASYRGKLAEKLLRSLPSPGWDDEDDAIEEALRRSREMDENPEMAISIEQLDEMIKKRFPQCVSD; encoded by the coding sequence ATGTCAGTGATAACGGAAGTAGAAGAACTTGCACTTACACTCCCGGCATCGTATCGCGGGAAGCTTGCCGAGAAACTACTTCGTTCGCTGCCGTCTCCGGGTTGGGACGACGAAGATGATGCTATCGAGGAAGCACTTCGGCGTAGTCGGGAGATGGATGAAAATCCTGAAATGGCTATCTCGATAGAACAATTGGACGAGATGATAAAGAAGCGATTTCCTCAATGCGTGTCAGATTAG
- a CDS encoding 2-oxoacid:acceptor oxidoreductase subunit alpha, whose protein sequence is MKVNDFVVRFANVNGTGSASANALFTKSVFRMGIPVTPKNIFPSNIQGLPTWYEVRVSEKGYLGRRAGIDMMIAVNPQSMKRDYADVHPGGYFLYDSSKPLPPGYDREDITHLGIPLMALCNAEYTDARQRQLFKNIVYIGALSALLDIEFAVLEGMIGEQFKGKEKLIEPNIRALNIGVNYVREHFDCPLDIRVERRDLLGDKILFSGNSACGLGAVYGGATVAGWYPITPSTSVVDAFGKYASKYRVDAETGKHNYAIVQAEDELAAIGMVIGASWNGARSFTATSGPGLSLMNEFLGLAYFAEIPAVLIDVQRTGPSTGMPTRTQQSDLLLAAYASHGDTKHPLLLPATPKECFEMTVDAFDLTEQLQSPVIVMTDLDLGMNDYITDPLVWDDSRKYKRGKVLDAAALDEIERYGRYLDTEGDGVPYRTIPGTHPTKGAFVARGSSRDEYAVYTEDGDAYRRNMDRLNAKWNTAKEMVPQPEFFQDANSSEYGVIFFGTSTYAAEEAIELLNNDGIHLDSMRVRAFPFGKAFCEFVEAHDELFVIEQNRDAQFKSLMMIELGVDASKLISVLNYDGTPITAEDILEQIKGNLK, encoded by the coding sequence ATGAAAGTTAATGATTTTGTAGTTAGATTCGCTAACGTTAACGGCACCGGTTCGGCGTCGGCTAATGCTCTGTTTACCAAGTCGGTGTTTCGGATGGGAATTCCGGTGACGCCGAAGAATATTTTTCCGTCGAATATCCAGGGACTGCCGACTTGGTACGAGGTGCGAGTTTCGGAAAAGGGATATCTCGGGCGTCGGGCGGGCATCGATATGATGATCGCGGTTAATCCGCAGTCGATGAAGAGGGACTACGCTGACGTGCATCCCGGCGGTTATTTTCTCTACGATAGTTCGAAACCGTTGCCGCCCGGATACGACCGCGAGGATATAACTCACCTCGGAATTCCGCTGATGGCTCTCTGCAACGCCGAGTATACCGATGCCCGACAACGGCAACTATTCAAGAATATCGTCTATATCGGAGCATTGTCAGCACTACTCGATATCGAATTTGCGGTACTCGAGGGAATGATCGGTGAGCAGTTCAAGGGCAAGGAAAAGCTGATCGAGCCAAATATCAGAGCACTCAACATCGGCGTCAATTACGTTCGCGAGCATTTTGACTGTCCGCTGGACATTCGTGTGGAGCGCCGTGATCTGCTTGGCGACAAGATCCTTTTCAGCGGTAATTCCGCGTGCGGCCTCGGGGCTGTATATGGAGGTGCGACGGTTGCCGGATGGTACCCTATCACACCGTCAACATCGGTTGTAGACGCATTCGGCAAATACGCGTCCAAGTACCGCGTTGACGCTGAGACCGGCAAACACAATTATGCCATTGTCCAGGCCGAGGACGAGCTGGCAGCGATCGGGATGGTCATCGGTGCGAGTTGGAACGGAGCTCGCTCGTTTACAGCGACTAGCGGGCCGGGCCTTTCGTTAATGAATGAGTTTTTGGGCCTCGCGTACTTCGCCGAGATACCGGCAGTACTGATCGACGTTCAGCGGACGGGCCCTTCGACCGGAATGCCGACGCGGACACAGCAATCTGACCTTTTGCTAGCGGCGTACGCTTCGCACGGCGATACAAAGCATCCATTGCTGTTGCCGGCGACACCAAAAGAGTGTTTCGAAATGACGGTGGACGCGTTTGACCTGACCGAACAACTTCAATCGCCCGTCATCGTTATGACAGACCTCGATCTTGGGATGAATGATTACATTACGGATCCGCTCGTCTGGGACGACTCGAGAAAGTATAAGCGCGGCAAGGTACTTGATGCCGCAGCTCTCGATGAGATCGAACGATACGGGCGATACCTCGATACCGAGGGCGATGGGGTGCCGTACCGGACCATTCCCGGAACGCATCCCACCAAAGGAGCATTTGTGGCGCGCGGTTCGTCGAGAGACGAATATGCGGTTTACACAGAGGACGGCGATGCCTATCGCCGCAATATGGATAGACTGAACGCGAAGTGGAACACCGCGAAAGAGATGGTTCCGCAGCCGGAATTCTTTCAGGATGCCAACTCATCTGAGTACGGCGTGATATTTTTCGGAACGTCGACCTACGCAGCGGAGGAGGCTATCGAACTCCTAAATAATGACGGAATCCACCTTGACTCTATGCGTGTCCGGGCTTTTCCATTCGGCAAAGCGTTCTGCGAGTTTGTCGAGGCACACGACGAGCTATTTGTGATCGAACAAAACCGCGATGCTCAATTTAAGAGCCTGATGATGATCGAACTCGGAGTTGACGCGTCTAAACTAATTTCCGTACTTAATTATGACGGAACGCCGATCACAGCCGAAGACATCTTGGAACAGATAAAGGGAAATTTGAAATAG
- a CDS encoding 2-oxoacid:ferredoxin oxidoreductase subunit beta → MTYVKPSFRHPALPKNDLGYTVNYYEGSLSTLCAGCGHDGISAAIAQACFETNVEPHKVAKLSGIGCSSKTPAYFLSNSHGFNSVHGRMPSVATGANLANRDLMYFGVSGDGDTASIGMGQFVHVIRRNLNMVYLVMNNGCYGLTKGQDSATADAGSKSKAGSVNLFEAIDLAGLAIELGATFVAQSFSGDKTQLIPLIKAAMSHPGFAFINVISPCVTFNNNAGSTKSYDYVREHMEATATVDYVQHRTVITADYDEGSVEAVQMHDGSMISLHKLDENWDPLDRLSAINAVQNARAKGEILTGLLYVNPETTDLHEMIQTNKSPLNKLTQSDLCPGSKTLEAINASLR, encoded by the coding sequence ATGACATACGTTAAACCATCATTCCGACATCCCGCATTGCCTAAGAACGATCTTGGGTACACCGTTAATTATTACGAGGGTTCGCTTTCGACGCTTTGCGCCGGGTGTGGACACGACGGTATCAGTGCCGCGATCGCTCAGGCCTGTTTTGAGACAAATGTAGAGCCGCACAAGGTGGCAAAGCTCTCAGGTATTGGCTGCTCGTCCAAGACACCCGCCTATTTTCTCTCCAATTCGCACGGGTTTAACTCGGTTCACGGACGTATGCCATCGGTCGCGACGGGTGCGAATCTCGCGAACCGCGATCTGATGTACTTTGGTGTTTCGGGCGATGGCGATACTGCGTCGATCGGAATGGGCCAATTCGTGCACGTGATCAGGCGAAACCTGAATATGGTCTATTTGGTGATGAACAACGGTTGCTACGGCCTGACCAAGGGCCAGGACAGTGCGACTGCTGACGCCGGGTCAAAGAGCAAAGCCGGAAGCGTAAACCTCTTTGAAGCGATCGATCTCGCCGGCCTCGCGATCGAGTTGGGGGCGACGTTCGTCGCACAGAGCTTTTCGGGTGACAAAACGCAATTGATTCCGTTGATCAAGGCGGCGATGAGCCATCCCGGATTCGCGTTCATTAATGTGATCAGCCCGTGCGTGACCTTTAATAACAACGCCGGATCGACGAAGTCGTACGATTACGTACGCGAACATATGGAGGCAACCGCTACCGTAGATTACGTCCAGCACCGGACGGTAATTACTGCGGATTACGACGAGGGAAGCGTCGAAGCAGTGCAGATGCACGACGGTTCGATGATCAGCCTGCACAAGCTTGACGAAAATTGGGACCCGTTGGACCGACTATCGGCGATCAACGCCGTACAGAACGCACGTGCGAAGGGCGAGATCCTGACCGGTCTTCTGTACGTCAACCCGGAAACGACCGACCTTCACGAAATGATACAAACCAATAAAAGTCCGCTTAATAAGCTGACCCAGAGTGATTTGTGCCCCGGGTCGAAAACTCTCGAGGCGATCAACGCGAGTCTGCGTTGA